In Rosa chinensis cultivar Old Blush chromosome 1, RchiOBHm-V2, whole genome shotgun sequence, a genomic segment contains:
- the LOC112189527 gene encoding inactive poly [ADP-ribose] polymerase RCD1 isoform X3, which produces MEAKIAKALDSGRLCVKRKRAKKPTSSKHRGLPKKPTLSKLRKRRKLYGCGTKLMRFESHVRRSLLSSYSNFTRTGVPQRLMFYQNGEWNNYPQVLVDLVRKDLQIKKAAIKIESNGDHLLLDFLHMFQLNLRTGVQHPIAWIDEAGSCFFPEFYSDDEDEPNGNWRHGDCNDQDPLVDECCGSCEIKLHLEIEIDGMDQPELKESSGESNGLVKKIQIDQIPASSGYVMEVENSCNGGGGPQVDEDVENNQQMRKNLARANETLNEKLDCDTVRNIFFKGMNTCDAAELVDIYRCSSNLMQARLELFEKQVEITKTFRGDANVRYAWLASSKGELSTILMYGLGHCGLAAIKPIYGTGVHLTAASFSNTCASYCDVDENGVRHMIFCRVIMGNMELLHPESKQFHPCSQDYDSGVDDLQDPKNYIVWNMNINTHIYPEFVVSFKLSSNTEGHPIGSEKKHGVSGVTTYVQGPKGFLQLQSPAIDKAKKITREEFVEKLRLTVGDSLLRSTITELQCKIPFKSKSELGVPRSARH; this is translated from the exons ATGGAAGCAAAGATCGCAAAGGCATTGGATAGTGGTCGACTCTGTGTAAAGAGAAAGCGGGCAAAGAAGCCGACCTCGAGTAAGCATCGAGGCTTACCAAAGAAGCCGACCTTGAGTAAGCTCCGAAAGCGAAGGAAATTGTATGGATGCGGAACCAAACTTATGAGGTTTGAATCTCATGTTAGACGATCTTTACTTTCATCCTATTCAAATTTTACAAGAACTGGTGTGCCACAGCGTCTGATGTTTTACCAGAATGGCGAATGGAACAATTATCCTCAGGTTCTGGTTGACTTGGTTAGGAAAGATCTTCAGATAAAGAAAGCAGCTATCAAGATTGAGTCAAATGGTGATCATTTACTGCTTGATTTTTTGCATATGTTCCAGTTGAACTTGAGAACAGGTGTACAACACCCTATTGCTTGGATTGATGAAGCTGGTAGTTGCTTCTTTCCGGAATTTTACAGTGACGATGAAGATGAGCCAAATGGCAACTGGCGGCATGGAGATTGCAACGATCAGGATCCCTTAGTTGACGAGTGTTGTGGGTCTTGTGAGATCAAACTGCATCTGGAAATTGAAATAGATGGAATGGATCAACCTGAGTTGAAGGAATCTAGTGGGGAGTCAAATGGTTTAGTAAAGAAAATTCAGATTGATCAAATACCTGCCAGTAGTGGTTATGTGATGGAAGTTGAGAACAGTTGCAATGGAGGAGGTGGTCCACAAGTTGATGAAGATGTTGAGAATAATCAGCAGATGAGAAAGAATTTGGCTAGAGCAAATGAAACTCTAAATGAAAAGCTGGACTGTGATACTGTTcgtaatatattttttaaaggaaTGAACACTTGTGATGCTGCTGAGCTTGTTGATATATACCGATGCTCAAGTAATCTGATGCAAGCTCGACTGGAACTTTTCGAGAAACAGGTTGAAATTACTAAAACATTTCGTGGAGACGCAAATGTACGATATGCTTGGCTTGCTTCTTCAAAAGGAGAACTTTCGACTATATTAATGTATGGGCTTGGTCATTGTGGACTGGCAGCAATTAAGCCCATTTATGGTACTGGTGTCCATCTCACAGCGGCTAGCTTCTCCAACACCTG TGCAAGTTATTGTGATGTTGATGAAAATGGAGTACGGCACATGATATTCTGTCGTGTCATAATGGGAAATATGGAGTTACTTCACCCTGAAAGTAAACAGTTTCATCCCTGCAGTCAAGATTATGATAGTGGAGTGGATGATCTTCAGGATCCAAAAAATTACATTGTCTGGAATATGAACATCAATACACACATATATCCAGAATTTGTTGTTAGTTTCAAGCTCTCATCCAATACTGAAG GACATCCAATTGGAAGTGAGAAAAAGCATGGAGTTTCAGGGGTTACGACATACGTCCAGGGACCCAAGGGCTTTTTGCAATTACAGTCACCTGCAATTGATAAA
- the LOC112189527 gene encoding inactive poly [ADP-ribose] polymerase RCD1 isoform X4: MEAKIAKALDSGRLCVKRKRAKKPTSSKHRGLPKKPTLSKLRKRRKLYGCGTKLMRFESHVRRSLLSSYSNFTRTGVPQRLMFYQNGEWNNYPQVLVDLVRKDLQIKKAAIKIESNGDHLLLDFLHMFQLNLRTGVQHPIAWIDEAGSCFFPEFYSDDEDEPNGNWRHGDCNDQDPLVDECCGSCEIKLHLEIEIDGMDQPELKESSGESNGLVKKIQIDQIPASSGYVMEVENSCNGGGGPQVDEDVENNQQMRKNLARANETLNEKLDCDTVRNIFFKGMNTCDAAELVDIYRCSSNLMQARLELFEKQVEITKTFRGDANVRYAWLASSKGELSTILMYGLGHCGLAAIKPIYGTGVHLTAASFSNTCASYCDVDENGVRHMIFCRVIMGNMELLHPESKQFHPCSQDYDSGVDDLQDPKNYIVWNMNINTHIYPEFVVSFKLSSNTEDHIIAHFLFNLDGE; encoded by the exons ATGGAAGCAAAGATCGCAAAGGCATTGGATAGTGGTCGACTCTGTGTAAAGAGAAAGCGGGCAAAGAAGCCGACCTCGAGTAAGCATCGAGGCTTACCAAAGAAGCCGACCTTGAGTAAGCTCCGAAAGCGAAGGAAATTGTATGGATGCGGAACCAAACTTATGAGGTTTGAATCTCATGTTAGACGATCTTTACTTTCATCCTATTCAAATTTTACAAGAACTGGTGTGCCACAGCGTCTGATGTTTTACCAGAATGGCGAATGGAACAATTATCCTCAGGTTCTGGTTGACTTGGTTAGGAAAGATCTTCAGATAAAGAAAGCAGCTATCAAGATTGAGTCAAATGGTGATCATTTACTGCTTGATTTTTTGCATATGTTCCAGTTGAACTTGAGAACAGGTGTACAACACCCTATTGCTTGGATTGATGAAGCTGGTAGTTGCTTCTTTCCGGAATTTTACAGTGACGATGAAGATGAGCCAAATGGCAACTGGCGGCATGGAGATTGCAACGATCAGGATCCCTTAGTTGACGAGTGTTGTGGGTCTTGTGAGATCAAACTGCATCTGGAAATTGAAATAGATGGAATGGATCAACCTGAGTTGAAGGAATCTAGTGGGGAGTCAAATGGTTTAGTAAAGAAAATTCAGATTGATCAAATACCTGCCAGTAGTGGTTATGTGATGGAAGTTGAGAACAGTTGCAATGGAGGAGGTGGTCCACAAGTTGATGAAGATGTTGAGAATAATCAGCAGATGAGAAAGAATTTGGCTAGAGCAAATGAAACTCTAAATGAAAAGCTGGACTGTGATACTGTTcgtaatatattttttaaaggaaTGAACACTTGTGATGCTGCTGAGCTTGTTGATATATACCGATGCTCAAGTAATCTGATGCAAGCTCGACTGGAACTTTTCGAGAAACAGGTTGAAATTACTAAAACATTTCGTGGAGACGCAAATGTACGATATGCTTGGCTTGCTTCTTCAAAAGGAGAACTTTCGACTATATTAATGTATGGGCTTGGTCATTGTGGACTGGCAGCAATTAAGCCCATTTATGGTACTGGTGTCCATCTCACAGCGGCTAGCTTCTCCAACACCTG TGCAAGTTATTGTGATGTTGATGAAAATGGAGTACGGCACATGATATTCTGTCGTGTCATAATGGGAAATATGGAGTTACTTCACCCTGAAAGTAAACAGTTTCATCCCTGCAGTCAAGATTATGATAGTGGAGTGGATGATCTTCAGGATCCAAAAAATTACATTGTCTGGAATATGAACATCAATACACACATATATCCAGAATTTGTTGTTAGTTTCAAGCTCTCATCCAATACTGAAG ATCATATCATTGCACATTTTCTTTTCAACTTGGATGGAGAATAG